A genomic stretch from Pochonia chlamydosporia 170 chromosome 4, whole genome shotgun sequence includes:
- a CDS encoding 60S ribosomal protein L16 (similar to Metarhizium acridum CQMa 102 XP_007811898.1), producing MSSSFEPVVVIDGKGHLLGRLASIVAKQLLNGQKIVVVRCEALNISGEFFRAKLKYHAYLRKMTRYNPTRGGPFHFRAPSRIFYKAVRGMIPHKTARGAAAMERLKVFEGVPPPYDTKKKMVVPQALRVLRLQPGRKYCTVGRLSHEVGWKYQDVVARLEERRKAKGAAYYERKKVAARQLSDAKKNATVKAGTAKALAAYGY from the exons atgtcgtcgtcattcgAGCCGGTT GTTGTCATCGACGGCAAGGGCCACTTGCTTGGCCGTCTTGCCAGCATTGTCGCCAAGCAGCTCCTCAACGGCCAGAAGATCGTTGTTGTCCGCTGCGAGGCTCTCAACATCTCTGGCGAGTTCTTCCGCGCTAAGC TCAAGTACCACGCCTATCTGCGAAAGATGACCCGATACAACCCCACCCGCGGTG GTCCCTTCCACTTCCGCGCTCCTTCCCGAATCTTCTACAAGGCCGTCCGAGGCATGATCCCCCACAAGACTGCCCGAGGTGCTGCTGCTATGGAGCGCCTCAAGGTCTTCGAGGGTGTCCCTCCCCCTTATgacaccaagaagaagatggtcgTTCCCCAGGCTCTGCGTGTCCTTCGCCTGCAGCCTGGCCGCAAGTACTGCACTGTCGGCCGTCTGAGCCACGAGGTTGGCTGGAAGTACCAGGATGTTGTTGCTCG ATTGGAGGAGCGGAGAAAGGCAAAGGGCGCTGCCTACTACGAGCGCAAGAAGGTTGCTGCTCGACAACTGTCCGATGCCAAGAAGAACGCCACTGTCAAGGCCGGGACGGCGAAGGCTCTTGCGGCCTATGGCTACTAA
- a CDS encoding tetratricopeptide repeat protein (similar to Metarhizium robertsii ARSEF 23 XP_007820697.1) — translation MSDLDHFDLLPIHMDPQSKAISAAKQSRALTAELEALNTLHRALLNVDSSSNGVPPPPIPVNPKRTGQVSKLRDNGNAEYRKGKYAEAVRLYSLGIQMALQRPLWEPAALVREEVSGLLANRAQAHMATQNWPEGAVDAEASVEARRVGNAKAWWRRGKCLMEMGRLDEARDWVKQGLEVEGEEGELVSLLKEVEALVAKNKAR, via the coding sequence ATGTCAGACCTCGACCACTTCGACCTCCTCCCCATACACATGGACCCCCAATCCAAAGCCATCAGCGCCGCCAAACAATCCCGCGCCCTCACCGCCGAACTCGAGGCCCTCAACACCCTCCACCGCGCGCTCCTCAACGTGGACAGCTCCTCCAACGGCGTGCCCCCGCCCCCTATCCCCGTGAACCCCAAACGCACCGGACAAGTCAGCAAGCTCCGCGACAACGGAAACGCCGAGTACCGCAAGGGCAAATACGCCGAAGCAGTCCGCCTGTACTCGCTAGGCATCCAGATGGCCCTCCAGCGACCTCTCTGGGAGCCCGCCGCCCTGGTGAGGGAGGAAGTGTCTGGCCTGCTGGCGAACAGGGCCCAGGCGCACATGGCGACGCAGAACTGGCCCGAGGGAGCGGTCGATGCCGAGGCCAGCGTCGAGGCGAGACGCGTGGGCAACGCCAAggcctggtggaggagggggaagtgtctgatggagatggggagGCTGGACGAGGCGAGGGACTGGGTTAAGCAGGGTCTTGAGgtggagggcgaggagggGGAgctggtgtcattgttgaAGGAGGTTGAGGCGTTGGTTGCGAAGAATAAGGCTCGTTAG